From a single Mycolicibacterium mengxianglii genomic region:
- a CDS encoding ABC transporter ATP-binding protein, producing MLTVRDLTVGYNGVPIVHGVSLELVAGATACVVGPNGCGKSTLLKGLAGLIKPMGGTVELTGRGDITTMSTAERAAGGMGYVPQIDDVFKPLTVEENIVIGGYALPRKRVAINKERVLELFPRLRTMLKRHAGVLSGGERKMLAMARVLMLEPTVLLLDEPTAGLTEEMATRLLDEQLAELKASGIAVLLVEQRANLAMASADWAYVLASGRVRRSGSAAELRADPSFSHIFLGGTEETFTDNAADTTQNEGEVRCS from the coding sequence GTGCTCACAGTACGAGATCTCACGGTCGGTTACAACGGGGTGCCGATTGTGCACGGTGTCAGCCTCGAGCTGGTCGCCGGGGCCACCGCTTGTGTGGTCGGCCCGAACGGATGCGGCAAAAGCACCCTGCTCAAGGGATTGGCAGGGTTGATCAAGCCGATGGGTGGCACGGTGGAGTTGACCGGCCGCGGTGACATCACCACGATGTCGACTGCCGAGCGTGCCGCCGGCGGTATGGGCTACGTTCCGCAGATCGACGACGTCTTCAAACCCCTCACTGTCGAGGAGAACATCGTCATCGGTGGATATGCGTTGCCGCGCAAACGAGTTGCAATCAACAAAGAGCGGGTGCTGGAGCTGTTTCCCCGGCTGCGCACGATGCTCAAAAGACACGCCGGTGTGCTTTCCGGTGGGGAACGCAAGATGCTGGCGATGGCCCGCGTCCTGATGCTCGAACCGACGGTGCTCCTGCTCGACGAGCCCACCGCCGGGCTCACCGAGGAGATGGCCACACGGCTGCTCGACGAGCAGCTCGCCGAACTCAAGGCCAGCGGGATCGCGGTACTGTTGGTCGAGCAGCGTGCCAATCTCGCTATGGCATCGGCAGATTGGGCGTACGTTCTGGCTTCCGGACGCGTGCGACGCTCCGGATCGGCCGCAGAACTGCGGGCCGATCCCAGCTTTTCGCACATCTTCCTCGGCGGAACCGAAGAGACCTTCACCGACAACGCCGCCGACACCACTCAAAACGAAGGAGAAGTTCGTTGCAGTTAG
- a CDS encoding ABC transporter ATP-binding protein, producing the protein MSDEHILTIEGLTVAYGKNRVLEDVSLHVPRAKITAVVGPNGAGKSTLLHALAGSAVAEAGRVLHRGQDIAKLAPYKRSRRGIMRTFQMPADFGRLTVLENLVLADRTVGGTRFLEVFTRPRRTWLPGQRAAIERARALLGEFGLEAKENDYMGDLSGGQRRILELLRAVTTEPELLLLDEPFAGVHASIIERISDFLVELRDRGISILMVAHELDAVERLTDAVVVMARGQVLFEGSMAAARRQQEVVDAYVAG; encoded by the coding sequence GTGAGCGACGAACACATCCTGACCATCGAGGGCCTGACAGTCGCGTACGGCAAGAACCGCGTACTGGAGGATGTCTCGCTACACGTGCCGCGGGCCAAGATCACCGCCGTCGTGGGCCCCAACGGTGCCGGCAAATCCACCCTCCTGCACGCGTTGGCGGGTAGTGCGGTGGCAGAGGCAGGTCGGGTGCTCCACCGTGGTCAGGACATCGCGAAGCTCGCCCCCTACAAGCGGTCTCGGCGCGGCATCATGCGCACCTTCCAGATGCCTGCGGACTTCGGCCGTCTGACGGTGTTGGAGAACCTGGTGCTGGCCGACCGGACGGTCGGCGGTACGCGCTTCCTCGAGGTGTTCACCCGGCCGCGGCGCACCTGGCTGCCCGGCCAGCGTGCCGCGATCGAACGGGCCCGAGCGCTCCTGGGCGAATTCGGCCTCGAGGCCAAGGAAAACGACTACATGGGTGACCTCTCCGGCGGTCAGCGACGGATCCTCGAGCTGCTTCGGGCCGTCACGACCGAGCCGGAACTCCTCTTGCTCGACGAGCCGTTCGCCGGTGTGCACGCGAGCATCATCGAACGCATCTCCGATTTCCTGGTGGAGCTGCGAGACCGCGGCATCAGCATCCTGATGGTCGCGCATGAACTCGACGCGGTGGAACGCCTGACCGATGCCGTCGTCGTGATGGCGCGTGGCCAGGTGCTCTTCGAAGGGTCGATGGCGGCCGCCCGCCGCCAACAGGAAGTGGTGGACGCTTATGTCGCGGGATAG
- a CDS encoding branched-chain amino acid ABC transporter permease produces the protein MYLIPSPLKKELGLKSTEYSWIYAGFAVLMVALAAWVVVRISRSPLWRVLRAVRENPEAADALGVNVTAVRLSAFAVGNGLGALSGAILASFIGTYAPADWSYQETLILMGAVIVGGAGNRFGVMMGALLLPVGLAEAARYLPQFGAPGTVDALQFVVVGLVIIGFLWLRPQGVFPERKRTFDLDGQPVPFWSGFSKKGATL, from the coding sequence CTGTACCTGATCCCGTCCCCGCTCAAGAAAGAGCTGGGCCTGAAGTCCACCGAATACTCGTGGATCTACGCAGGATTCGCGGTGCTGATGGTCGCCCTCGCAGCGTGGGTGGTGGTTCGGATCTCCCGTTCCCCGCTGTGGCGGGTGCTGCGGGCGGTGCGGGAGAACCCGGAGGCCGCCGACGCGCTGGGTGTAAACGTCACCGCGGTGCGGCTGTCGGCATTCGCCGTCGGTAACGGACTGGGTGCGCTCAGCGGCGCCATCCTGGCGTCCTTCATCGGTACCTACGCTCCGGCCGACTGGTCGTATCAGGAGACGCTCATCCTGATGGGTGCGGTCATCGTCGGCGGCGCCGGTAACCGATTCGGTGTGATGATGGGCGCGCTTCTGCTGCCGGTCGGCTTGGCCGAAGCGGCACGCTACCTACCCCAGTTCGGGGCACCGGGCACCGTTGATGCGCTGCAGTTCGTGGTGGTCGGGTTGGTGATCATCGGGTTCTTGTGGTTGCGCCCGCAGGGCGTATTCCCCGAGCGCAAGCGCACTTTCGACCTCGACGGGCAACCGGTGCCGTTCTGGTCGGGGTTCAGCAAGAAGGGAGCGACCTTGTGA
- a CDS encoding ABC transporter permease: protein MSSDLTFYIVTLLVYGAVAVIGCWGLDLQYSDTGLLNLSYIVSVAVGGYAVALLSLGPPEDESGTIVQEYFWGAALPFPLPFVGAVLAGMLISLPIGVVALRRLRSDYQAVAMLSVALIASALVVAVPGLLGVATGCT, encoded by the coding sequence ATGTCAAGCGATCTGACTTTCTACATCGTCACCCTGCTGGTGTACGGCGCCGTGGCGGTCATCGGCTGCTGGGGTCTGGACCTGCAGTACTCCGACACGGGCCTGCTCAACCTGAGCTACATCGTGTCGGTGGCCGTCGGCGGATACGCCGTTGCCCTGCTGTCGCTCGGGCCCCCAGAGGATGAGAGCGGCACCATCGTTCAGGAGTACTTCTGGGGGGCCGCGCTGCCGTTCCCATTGCCGTTCGTCGGTGCGGTGTTGGCGGGCATGCTGATATCGCTGCCCATCGGCGTGGTGGCGCTGCGGCGGTTGCGCTCCGACTACCAGGCCGTCGCCATGCTGTCGGTGGCGTTGATCGCCTCGGCGTTGGTGGTCGCGGTCCCCGGACTGCTCGGGGTGGCCACGGGCTGTACCTGA
- a CDS encoding branched-chain amino acid ABC transporter permease, translating to MNLVVSATVFGVVIAAVLALAAVGFSLQYSVSNVFNLAFSETMVLSGFAALGASRAGLPMVGAALVGVLAGAVVSLLLNLFVYQRFARRGVSVFQMLVISLAVSLVLANTLLAFVGPLSFRYDVTPTVMFTIASAAVTNLQMVVIVLAVAAMAGMHLLLKRSKLGMAMRASAVDSGLAQSCGIATARVVAIAWLLSGALCGLAGVALFLISSSFSATSGRTFIVLVIAAAVLGGIGDAYGAMLGALVLGLATELTAVWLDPSFKIAIALVVLIGVLMARPQGIRAEFSSGRALQV from the coding sequence GTGAATCTGGTTGTCTCAGCAACGGTATTCGGGGTGGTGATCGCCGCGGTGCTGGCTCTGGCCGCAGTCGGTTTCAGCCTCCAGTACAGCGTGTCCAATGTCTTCAACCTCGCGTTCAGCGAAACCATGGTGCTCTCCGGTTTCGCTGCGCTTGGTGCCAGCCGCGCCGGTCTGCCGATGGTGGGAGCTGCGCTGGTGGGTGTGTTGGCCGGCGCAGTGGTGTCGCTACTGCTGAATCTGTTTGTCTATCAACGCTTCGCGCGTCGCGGCGTCTCGGTGTTCCAGATGCTGGTGATCAGCTTGGCGGTCAGCCTGGTGCTGGCCAACACCCTGCTGGCATTTGTGGGTCCGTTGTCGTTCCGTTATGACGTCACCCCGACGGTGATGTTCACCATCGCCAGCGCCGCGGTCACCAATCTGCAGATGGTGGTAATCGTCTTGGCGGTGGCAGCGATGGCCGGAATGCACCTGTTGCTCAAGCGATCCAAGCTCGGTATGGCCATGCGGGCGTCCGCCGTGGACAGCGGTCTGGCACAGTCGTGCGGTATCGCCACCGCACGGGTGGTGGCCATCGCCTGGCTGCTCTCCGGTGCCCTCTGCGGACTGGCCGGGGTAGCGCTTTTCCTGATCAGCTCGTCGTTCTCGGCGACGTCCGGTCGGACATTCATCGTGCTGGTGATCGCCGCCGCAGTGCTGGGCGGAATCGGAGATGCCTACGGCGCGATGCTCGGTGCGCTGGTCCTCGGGCTGGCCACGGAGTTGACGGCGGTGTGGTTGGACCCGAGCTTCAAGATCGCCATTGCACTGGTGGTCCTGATCGGCGTGCTGATGGCGCGGCCGCAGGGTATTCGCGCCGAATTCTCTTCAGGCAGGGCATTACAGGTATGA